The Setaria italica strain Yugu1 chromosome IX, Setaria_italica_v2.0, whole genome shotgun sequence genome has a window encoding:
- the LOC101786696 gene encoding COBRA-like protein 3 has product MAAGGRPVTCCCGAVLLAAALLLSAPDATEAYDSLDPNGNITIKWDVMQWTPDGYVAVVTMYNYQQLRHIGPPGWQLGWTWTKEEVIWSMVGAQTTEQGDCSRFQDNIPHSCKKDPVVVDLLPDAPYDMQIANCCKAGVISTFNQDPANSVASFQLSVGLSETTTKAVRVPRNFTLKTPGPGYTCGRAIVGRPTRFFTPDGRRATQALMTWNVTCTYSQFLAQKTPSCCVSLSSSYNSTTVDCPTCSCGCQNPKGTNCVNKDSPHLPSAIDGPGKWTGQPLVECTSHMCPVRINWHVKQNFKDYWRVKITITNFNFRMNYTEWNLAVQHPNLDNITQLFGLNYKPLTPYGAGINDTAMLWGVKPYNDVLMQAGNKIGSVQGELLLRKDSQTFTFGKGWAFPRRVYLNGDNCVMPAPENYPSLPKEPSG; this is encoded by the exons ATGGCGGCGGGAGGCAGACCAGTCACCTGTTGCTGCGGCGCCGTGCtgctcgccgcggcgctgctgctCTCCGCACCGGACGCCACAG AGGCTTATGATTCCTTAGATCCAAACGGCAACATCACCATAAAATGGGATGTTATGCAATGGACTCCTGATGGATATGTT GCTGTTGTTACAATGTACAACTACCAACAATTACGGCACATCGGGCCACCTGGGTGGCAGCTGGGGTGGACATGGACCAAGGAGGAGGTCATCTGGTCGATGGTTGGGGCGCAGACCACCGAACAGGGTGACTGCTCGAGATTCCAGGACAACATCCCCCACAGCTGCAAGAAAGATCCCGTGGTCGTCGATTTACTTCCGGACGCTCCATACGACATGCAGATCGCCAATTGCTGCAAAGCAGGGGTGATAAGTACGTTCAATCAGGACCCGGCAAATTCTGTTGCCTCCTTCCAGCTCAGTGTAGGTCTTTCTGAGACTACCACTAAGGCCGTTAGGGTGCCAAGGAACTTCACTCTTAAGACTCCAGGTCCTGGGTACACATGTGGGCGTGCCATTGTTGGCAGGCCGACAAGGTTTTTCACCCCGGATGGGCGCAGGGCAACCCAAGCTCTTA TGACATGGAATGTTACTTGCACCTATTCTCAGTTTCTTGCTCAGAAGACTCCATCCTGCTGTGTATCTCTCTCATCCTCCTACAACAGCACAACCGTGGACTGCCCAACATGCTCTTGTGGCTGCCAAAACCCAAAAGGGACAAACTGTGTGAA TAAGGATTCACCTCATCTACCATCTGCCATTGACGGCCCTGGCAAATGGACTGGCCAGCCTCTCGTCGAGTGCACTTCCCACATGTGCCCGGTAAGAATCAACTGGCACGTGAAGCAGAACTTCAAGGACTACTGGAGGGTGAAGATCACCATCACAAACTTCAACTTCCGCATGAACTACACGGAGTGGAACTTAGCCGTTCAGCATCCAAACTTGGACAATATCACCCAGCTGTTCGGCCTCAACTACAAACCATTGACCCCATACGGCGCCGGCATAA ATGACACGGCAATGCTCTGGGGTGTAAAACCCTACAACGATGTGCTGATGCAAGCCGGCAATAAGATTGGGAGTGTGCAGGGCGAACTGCTTCTCCGCAAGGACTCCCAGACTTTCACCTTCGGAAAGGGATGGGCCTTCCCACGCCGTGTGTACTTGAACGGCGATAACTGTGTCATGCCAGCTCCTGAAAATTATCCGTCGTTGCCGAAAGAACCATCCGGGTGA